In the genome of Amyelois transitella isolate CPQ chromosome 25, ilAmyTran1.1, whole genome shotgun sequence, one region contains:
- the LOC106139623 gene encoding protein lethal(2)essential for life-like: MALLPYLFDELRPRRIRNQLFGLDLSPNDFLTDVFDRPSIQVRKYIRPWRNLAAVARDVGSTIKTDKDKFQVNLDVQHFAPEEISVKTADGYIVIEGKHEEKEDEHGYVSRQFKRRYALPEGCNPETVESKLSSDGVLSVIAPKSSAGVKNERAIPITHTGPVRRKAADEEEKVENGEAEEEVKSPQKKRRR; encoded by the coding sequence ATGGCGCTATTACCATATTTATTCGACGAGTTACGTCCCCGCCGCATCCGTAACCAACTCTTTGGACTGGATCTGTCTCCAAACGACTTCCTGACTGACGTCTTCGACCGCCCATCAATTCAGGTCAGAAAATACATTCGTCCCTGGAGGAACTTAGCGGCTGTGGCAAGAGACGTGGGTTCTACCATTAAAACCGACAAAGATAAATTCCAGGTGAATTTGGACGTCCAGCATTTTGCTCCTGAAGAGATTTCGGTGAAGACTGCTGATGGGTACATCGTCATTGAAGGAAAACACGAAGAGAAGGAGGATGAACATGGATATGTATCAAGGCAGTTCAAACGCCGCTACGCTCTGCCTGAAGGTTGTAACCCCGAGACAGTTGAGTCTAAATTGTCGTCAGATGGCGTTCTATCGGTGATCGCGCCAAAATCTTCGGCTGGTGTTAAAAATGAAAGAGCGATTCCCATCACTCACACAGGCCCTGTGAGAAGGAAGGCTGCTGATGAGGAAGAGAAGGTGGAAAATGGAGAAGCTGAAGAAGAAGTGAAGTCGCCGCAGAAGAAAAGAAGGCGTTGA
- the LOC106141478 gene encoding phospholipid scramblase 2-like, with product MKNIVSNTSNKSWNVNKFQKWMPCPKVQTSHPGLAYFYPLDELIVARKWDALHSAIGKNYVCYTIFNNVGEKVFLAVQDKKCQKFDVKIFNFYGNELIHVKKPFKCCVHKASVWVPPGNYIGSIKKVGCLFLVQNALGEPLLKIKAQGLCHYVYDILDGDKVIGVVKWKMAFLDEKNFGLAFPVDMDVSDKAALLGASFLIGYLKYNI from the coding sequence ATGAAAAACATAGTCAGTAACACCAGTAACAAAAGTtggaatgtaaataaattccaAAAATGGATGCCTTGTCCGAAGGTGCAAACAAGTCATCCTGGCTTAGCATATTTCTACCCTTTAGACGAGCTGATTGTAGCAAGAAAATGGGACGCCTTACACTCCGCGATCGGCAAAAACTACGTTTGTTACACAATCTTTAATAACGTAGGCGAAAAGGTGTTTTTGGCTGTTCAAGATAAAAAGTGTCAGAAGTTTGACGTAAAAATTTTCAACTTTTACGGGAACGAGTTAATACACGTGAAAAAACCTTTCAAATGTTGCGTACATAAGGCTTCTGTGTGGGTACCTCCTGGGAACTATATAGGATCAATCAAGAAAGTTGGTTGTTTATTCTTGGTTCAAAATGCATTGGGGGAACCACTTTTGAAGATAAAAGCACAAGGGCTTTGTCATTACGTGTACGATATTTTGGATGGCGATAAAGTGATTGGCGTTGTGAAGTGGAAAATGGCATTTTTGGATGAGAAGAATTTCGGCCTGGCATTCCCTGTTGATATGGATGTGTCAGATAAAGCAGCTTTGCTGGGGGCTAGCTTCTTGATTGGAtacttgaaatataatatttga